In Bactrocera oleae isolate idBacOlea1 chromosome 3, idBacOlea1, whole genome shotgun sequence, a genomic segment contains:
- the LOC106621416 gene encoding uncharacterized protein — protein MEYEDKIELMTHIFECIEEAMEVDSDDCEKEDICEDLFNMFDKVAEMPIEKKKRQWVKVWREKRSVNGSHSFLIKELLSLDKNEYKNYVRMSDNQFGFILSAVNEDLLKEDTRMRAAISPAEKLSLTLRFLATVSKQFLRVGFYSQ, from the exons atggaATATGAGGATAAAATTGAACTAATGACACATATTTTTGAATGTATTGAGGAAGCCATGGAAGTTGATTCGGATGATTGTGAAAAGGAAGACATATGTGAAG ATCTATTTAATATGTTCGATAAAGTGGCAGAAATGCCTATAGAGAAAAAGAAAAGGCAATGGGTAAAGGTATGGAGAGAAAAACGATCAGTAAACGGTTCgcattcatttttaataaaGGAACTACTCTCGCTCGATAAaaatgagtataaaaattatgtaagaaTGTCAGACAATCAATTTGGTTTTATACTATCTGCAGTAAATGAAGATTTATTAAAGGAGGATACTAGGATGCGTGCAGCAATTTCTCCAGCGGAAAAACTATCGCTGACTCTACGTTTTCTTGCCACAG tttccaaGCAGTTCCTCCGAGTGGGTTTCTATAGCCAATGA
- the LOC106621422 gene encoding reticulon-4-interacting protein 1, mitochondrial isoform X1: MNFRNIKTVIGISLNKICSTREVTTQIPVINENNFPNKNNSLKMAGWQIHNYGTSEELQYATGLRMPTIKNSTDCLVRINATTVNPIDVAMLRGYGSKTLNLLRYQYLKAIEFPLILGREFCGEVVQSGMGVDKIAVGDRVYGVVPLHVNGSHAQYVVVPEYCLSIAPVSLSNKQAASVLYSGLTAWSGLYVTGRLGSICGAISSTGGGENRRILVMGGSGSVGSLAIQLLKSQKATVIATCSYNAIDLVKNLGADYVIDYKNSAEFETLRNYAPFNIVLDCAGQGIELANKLNFQFDQYITFSSPLLKNVDKFGISFGMLKNITHFIQANVKLFSGKRILLKYGFFMPAPQGIELLTRLVKKNQLLPMIDSSFTFAELPCAFEKVKRGHLRGKVVITMS; the protein is encoded by the exons atgaaCTTCCGAAATATAAAAACTGTAATAGGTATAAGTTTAAATAAGATTTGCTCTACACGTGAAGTTACGACCCAAATACCAGTTATTAATGAAAACAACTTTCCTAACAAAAATAACAGCTTAAAAATGGCTGGGTGGCAAATTCACAACTATGGAACGAGTGAAGAATTACAGTATGCGACGGGTTTAAGAATGCCCACAATTAAAAACTCTACTGACTGCTTAGTGCGTATTAATGCTACAACAGTTAACCCTATTGATGTAGCAATGCTAA gaGGATATGGTTCAAAAACTTTAAATCTATTGCGATATCAATATTTAAAGGCGATAGAGTTTCCATTAATTCTTGGGCGCGAATTTTGTGGTGAAGTTGTTCAAAGTGGAATGGGCGTCGATAAAATTGCTGTAGGTGATAGAGTATATGGTGTTGTGCCTTTACATGTAAATGGATCACATGCTCAATATGTTGTAGTGCCAGAATATTGt TTGTCAATAGCTCCAGTTTCTTTATCTAATAAGCAAGCAGCGTCAGTCCTCTATTCTGGTCTAACTGCATGGTCTGGGCTATATGTTACCGGTCGTTTAGGAAGCATTTGTGGAGCAATATCCAGTACTGGTGGTGGCGAAAATAGACGTATATTGGTAATGGGCGGCTCTGGAAGTGTTGGTTCACTTGCAATACAACTACTTAAATCACAAAAAGCTACTGTTATTGCTACATGTAGTTATAATGCTATTGACCTTGTAAAAAATTTGGGAGCTGATTATGTGATCGATTATAAAAACTCAGCTGAGTTCGAAACGTTGCGAAATTATGCACCTTTCAATATTGTGTTGGATTGCGCAGGTCAAGGAATAGAACTGGCAAACAAgcttaattttcaatttgatcAGTATATAACGTTCTCTTCTCCTTTGTTGAAGAATGTAGATAAGTTTGGCATAAGTTTCGGAATGTTGAAAAATATAACTCACTTCATTCAAGCTAATGTGAAACTATTTTCCGGAAAGaggattttattaaaatatggtttCTTTATGCCAGCACCACAAGGAATTGAACTACTGACACGTTTGGTGAAGAAAAATCAG ttattgcCAATGATTGATAGCTCATTTACTTTTGCTGAGTTGCCCTGTGCTTTTGAGAAGGTGAAACGTGGTCATTTGCGAGGGAAAGTTGTTATAACAATGtcttaa
- the LOC106621422 gene encoding reticulon-4-interacting protein 1, mitochondrial isoform X2 — translation MAGWQIHNYGTSEELQYATGLRMPTIKNSTDCLVRINATTVNPIDVAMLRGYGSKTLNLLRYQYLKAIEFPLILGREFCGEVVQSGMGVDKIAVGDRVYGVVPLHVNGSHAQYVVVPEYCLSIAPVSLSNKQAASVLYSGLTAWSGLYVTGRLGSICGAISSTGGGENRRILVMGGSGSVGSLAIQLLKSQKATVIATCSYNAIDLVKNLGADYVIDYKNSAEFETLRNYAPFNIVLDCAGQGIELANKLNFQFDQYITFSSPLLKNVDKFGISFGMLKNITHFIQANVKLFSGKRILLKYGFFMPAPQGIELLTRLVKKNQLLPMIDSSFTFAELPCAFEKVKRGHLRGKVVITMS, via the exons ATGGCTGGGTGGCAAATTCACAACTATGGAACGAGTGAAGAATTACAGTATGCGACGGGTTTAAGAATGCCCACAATTAAAAACTCTACTGACTGCTTAGTGCGTATTAATGCTACAACAGTTAACCCTATTGATGTAGCAATGCTAA gaGGATATGGTTCAAAAACTTTAAATCTATTGCGATATCAATATTTAAAGGCGATAGAGTTTCCATTAATTCTTGGGCGCGAATTTTGTGGTGAAGTTGTTCAAAGTGGAATGGGCGTCGATAAAATTGCTGTAGGTGATAGAGTATATGGTGTTGTGCCTTTACATGTAAATGGATCACATGCTCAATATGTTGTAGTGCCAGAATATTGt TTGTCAATAGCTCCAGTTTCTTTATCTAATAAGCAAGCAGCGTCAGTCCTCTATTCTGGTCTAACTGCATGGTCTGGGCTATATGTTACCGGTCGTTTAGGAAGCATTTGTGGAGCAATATCCAGTACTGGTGGTGGCGAAAATAGACGTATATTGGTAATGGGCGGCTCTGGAAGTGTTGGTTCACTTGCAATACAACTACTTAAATCACAAAAAGCTACTGTTATTGCTACATGTAGTTATAATGCTATTGACCTTGTAAAAAATTTGGGAGCTGATTATGTGATCGATTATAAAAACTCAGCTGAGTTCGAAACGTTGCGAAATTATGCACCTTTCAATATTGTGTTGGATTGCGCAGGTCAAGGAATAGAACTGGCAAACAAgcttaattttcaatttgatcAGTATATAACGTTCTCTTCTCCTTTGTTGAAGAATGTAGATAAGTTTGGCATAAGTTTCGGAATGTTGAAAAATATAACTCACTTCATTCAAGCTAATGTGAAACTATTTTCCGGAAAGaggattttattaaaatatggtttCTTTATGCCAGCACCACAAGGAATTGAACTACTGACACGTTTGGTGAAGAAAAATCAG ttattgcCAATGATTGATAGCTCATTTACTTTTGCTGAGTTGCCCTGTGCTTTTGAGAAGGTGAAACGTGGTCATTTGCGAGGGAAAGTTGTTATAACAATGtcttaa